The DNA sequence CCTTTTTCCGCTGAGTAATAGAAAAACAGCAAGGTTGCGAAAAGTGGTATGATCGCGATGGCAAGGAAAGCAATTAGTAGTTTTATGCTAAGTCTTTTCATGTTCATGATTTGCTTCAAGATCCATTCCTCCTATAATCCATTTTTTAAGTTTTTGATATGTAGGAAATAATGACTAAATCAAATATAACTTGTTTTAAATCTAAATCGACATATTCTTGCAAATGTTTACAGAAAATTAACGCTAGTAGTTAAAAAGGGATTCAATTATTTGTTTTTGGGTAACGTAGTCTCTACAATGGGATTTAAATAATCAGTGGGAGGCTATTTCATGTCTGAATTGAAAGAACTGACAACAACTGAAGAATTTGATCAAGTGTGGGAGAAGTCCACAGAGGGACCGATTTTCGTTTTTAAGCACAGTACAACTTGCCCTATCAGCGCCAATGCGTTTGATGAGTTTCAAAAGTACGCTAATACAAATGGTAAAGAAGAGCCTGTATACTTCCTTAAAGTGAGAGAGAGCCGGGAAGTATCCAATCATATTGCAGATGTAACTGGTGTGAAACATCAGTCACCCCAGCTGCTTCTGATCCAGGACAAGGCGGTTAAGTGGAATGACTCTCATTCCAATATTACAATTGACAATATTGAAGAAGCTGCACTTTAAATAGCAGGTGAAAACAGTTCTCCGCATTGCCGGGGAACTGTTTTATTTTTTCCTTGACCTTGACGTAACGTCATTGCCTAAAGTGGTTTATGGAAGGGGGCAGAAGCTTTGTATATTAAGGAAGCTGCAGAGCAGGCCGGAGTCAGTATCAGGACTTTACACCATTATGACCAGATTGGCCTGCTTTCTCCGAGAACAGAAGAGCAAGGATACCGGGTTTATTCTGATGAGGATCTCATACAACTGCAGCAAATTTTGTTTTTTCGGGAGCTTGGTTTTAAGTTATCAAGGATTAAAGAAATGCTGAATGACCCGCAGTTTGACCGAGATGCTGCATTGCAACTGCAACGTCAAGCACTTATTGAAAAAAAAGAGCGGCTCGACCGTATTATCCAAACTATCGAAAAAACGATAAAGACTGAAAGGGAAGGTGGTACTATGACAAACGAGGAACGATTTGCAGGCTTTGACTTTAGCTCCAACCCATTTGAATCGGAAGCGATAGAAAGATGGGGAAAGGAAGCTGTGACGAAGATGAAAAAGAATACGGAAGACTTGCCGGTGAATAAACGCTTTGAGTTGGAAAAGAATTTAAATGAACTTTTCAGCAAATTGGCAAGGTGCATGTCTAAAGGACCTGCCTCTGATGAAGCCCAAACAAGTGTAGCAGAGTGGTATCGCTATTTGAATGTAATCGGCGATTATTCTCCTCGGGCTTTCAAAGGACTTGGAGCGATCTACGTAGAAGAC is a window from the Aciduricibacillus chroicocephali genome containing:
- a CDS encoding MerR family transcriptional regulator, which produces MYIKEAAEQAGVSIRTLHHYDQIGLLSPRTEEQGYRVYSDEDLIQLQQILFFRELGFKLSRIKEMLNDPQFDRDAALQLQRQALIEKKERLDRIIQTIEKTIKTEREGGTMTNEERFAGFDFSSNPFESEAIERWGKEAVTKMKKNTEDLPVNKRFELEKNLNELFSKLARCMSKGPASDEAQTSVAEWYRYLNVIGDYSPRAFKGLGAIYVEDERFLRNMEQYGQGFAQFMCEAMEIYADGLLN
- the ytxJ gene encoding bacillithiol system redox-active protein YtxJ, with product MSELKELTTTEEFDQVWEKSTEGPIFVFKHSTTCPISANAFDEFQKYANTNGKEEPVYFLKVRESREVSNHIADVTGVKHQSPQLLLIQDKAVKWNDSHSNITIDNIEEAAL